The Clostridia bacterium sequence GCCCCAAGCATAGGCCCCACCATAGAGGTTGCTGAGTTGATCATTTGACCGAATCCATCTGCTTTTGTTAGTTTTGATGGAGGGACTAGCTGGGGAATAGCAGCTTGCGGCAGCAAGCCTATAATACTGGCTATTGTCAATGCAAAAGCTGAGCCTGTTTCCATGGTAATTCACCAGATGGTTGAAAATTGTACGCTACTCGGACTTAATAGTGAAAATGCCTGACCTGTATAGATTGTAAAAAAAGATTTTCTCCAATTCTCATTTTGTCTCATATCATTACCTTTCAAGACAATTTACAATGATTTCTGCACATTCCATAGCTCCGTTTTCAGCAGCAATGTTTTTGCCGAGGGCTTTAGCATTTGCAACGATTTTATCAGTTAAGGCAAAGCTGATTGCATCGGCAAGCTTATCTGCAGACAATTCCTTTTTGGGAATGGGTTTTGCAGCAACCCCTAAATCATAAGCTCTATGAGCCCATGCAAACTGATCATTGGAAAAAGGTATAACAATGCTGGGAATTCCTGCTTTAAATCCAGCCGCGGTTGTACCTGCTCCACCATGATGGCATACCGCTGAAACTCTCTCAAATAGCCATGAGTGAGGAATGCTGTCAATTGCAATGATGTTTTTCGGAAGATTTGCCGGTTTACCCATACCGCAGATTATACCACGCTTGCCGCTTTTTATAATGGCCTCCGCTGCCATTTCTGCCAGTCCATCATGCTTTTCTATGGAAGTCATACTTCCAAATCCAATGTATACAGGTTTTTCACCCGTACTTAAGAAAGCTGCAAGCTCATCGGATGGACTGTAGTCAATAGCCTCTTCGACAAACCAGTAGCCATTCTGGTGAATATTCTCGTTCCAATCATCAGGCTTTTTAAAGACGAAATTACTACAGGAGACAATGGCAGGATGTGTTTTATCTGTATGCCGTTCAAAGGGACAGCCAAAATTGTCAGGTACTTCTCCAAAACGCTTTTTCCAGAAGCCTTTTACAGAGTTTTTTGAGGCCATCCAGAGCATTCCTTGAATCATAGCATAGCTGACTTTTTTTGTAAGAATATTGGATTGAGTTTTCCCATACATCACTACAGATAAATATTCCTTAGTCTTGTGCATTGGGAAGGGAGAAGCCAGGACAGAAGGAATACCGAATTTTTGTGCTGCGAAATAGCCGATAGTACAGCCTGGGTGGTAGATAATGAGCTCACTTCCTTCGCAAGCTGAATAGTAATCGTTTACCATGTAAACACCATATTTCTTCATTTTATTGAAAGTCAAAAGCATTTTTAAAGGATTATCAGATGAACCGGCTGCTTTCAAAAGCTTTGGATCAACGTTCAAAGTTTCAATATCTGCCTCTATTGGATAGACATCTATTCCATAACTCCTTATAAATCCTTCAAAGCTTTTGCTTCCGGTGATGCGAATATCCTTCCCTAACTTTTTTAGCTGCTGTGCAAGAGCAATATACGGTTGAATATCGCCACGTGAACCAGAACAAAGAATCGTAATCATATTTTTTTACCTCCAGTATGAGTTTGTTTGTGTAAATTCATTTTTTTATCCAATCTGTGTATTTAGCCTTCCTTTCAAAATGGGTTTGAGAATGACTGACTTCTTTATTTTTAAGTTATTTATGGATCTTGTTTTATACGACAACTTGTTGTATGATTATAGTATACTGTTGCCCAAGACAACTATCAACCAACAATCAAGCAGTAAATGTCGGATTAAGGGAGATGTAAAAATGAAGAAACAACCAGAAATCACTGCACAGACCAGACAAAACCTGGTTGATGCATTTTGGTCTCTTTACTGTGAGAATAGGATTGAAAAGATTACAGTAAGGGAAATAACCCAGAAAGCAGGATACAATAGAGGAACGTTCTATGAATACTTTACTGATGTGTATGATGTGCTGGAAAACATAGAGAATTCCTTGATTCCGACGCTTGATGAGCTTCCACCGCTTTCAACACCCACAGGAACAATGGGAATGCCATTGGATATGTTTCTAAAGCTTTATGAAAGAAATAGCAAGTATTATTCTGTATTGCTTGGAGACAATGGGGACCCTGCATTTGCAAGCAAACTAAAAAACTCAATCAAGCCAACTATAATGGAAGTGTTTGCTGATAAGTCAAATGTTGATCTGATGGAACTGGACTATATAATGGAATATACGCTTTCAGCTATGATTGGTATTATGAGCTATTGGTTTAAACAAACGGAGACTCTGACAAGTGAAAAATTGTTTGAATTGATATACCGATTGATGGAGGAGGGGGTAATGAAGCAGCTCCCAGTGTAAGAACGGAAAAATGCACAGAAATTTTTGATAAAAGGGCATTTTTTTATGAAGATAACAGCTTTTGATTTGAACTCTTTTTCAAAATCT is a genomic window containing:
- a CDS encoding glycosyltransferase, yielding MITILCSGSRGDIQPYIALAQQLKKLGKDIRITGSKSFEGFIRSYGIDVYPIEADIETLNVDPKLLKAAGSSDNPLKMLLTFNKMKKYGVYMVNDYYSACEGSELIIYHPGCTIGYFAAQKFGIPSVLASPFPMHKTKEYLSVVMYGKTQSNILTKKVSYAMIQGMLWMASKNSVKGFWKKRFGEVPDNFGCPFERHTDKTHPAIVSCSNFVFKKPDDWNENIHQNGYWFVEEAIDYSPSDELAAFLSTGEKPVYIGFGSMTSIEKHDGLAEMAAEAIIKSGKRGIICGMGKPANLPKNIIAIDSIPHSWLFERVSAVCHHGGAGTTAAGFKAGIPSIVIPFSNDQFAWAHRAYDLGVAAKPIPKKELSADKLADAISFALTDKIVANAKALGKNIAAENGAMECAEIIVNCLER
- a CDS encoding TetR/AcrR family transcriptional regulator, whose amino-acid sequence is MKKQPEITAQTRQNLVDAFWSLYCENRIEKITVREITQKAGYNRGTFYEYFTDVYDVLENIENSLIPTLDELPPLSTPTGTMGMPLDMFLKLYERNSKYYSVLLGDNGDPAFASKLKNSIKPTIMEVFADKSNVDLMELDYIMEYTLSAMIGIMSYWFKQTETLTSEKLFELIYRLMEEGVMKQLPV